The proteins below come from a single Cytobacillus luteolus genomic window:
- the aspS gene encoding aspartate--tRNA ligase: MYGRTYYCGEVTEHNIGEKIQLKGWVQKRRDLGGLIFIDLRDRTGIVQVVFNPEDSKEALATAEAVRNEYVLDIEGTVIAREEGTINENLLTGKVEIKAEKVAIINAAKTPPFVIANQTEVSEDVRLKYRYLDLRRPVMYETFKMRHDVTKTIRNYLDSQGFLDVETPILTKSTPEGARDYLVPSRVHPGEFYALPQSPQLFKQMLMVSGFDKYYQIARCFRDEDLRADRQPEFTQVDIETSFMSQEDIMAMMEEMMIKVLNDVKGISIEKGFPRMSYQDAMSRYGSDKPDTRFDMELVDLSEVVKECGFKVFTSAVESGGQVKAINVKGNADTYSRKDIDALTEFVSVYGAKGLAWLKVEESELKGPIAKFFNEEEQEVFRKALSAQSGDLLLFVADKKSVVADALGALRLKLGKELKLIDESKYNFLWVTDWPLLEYDEELGRYFAAHHPFTMPVREDLGYLDSDPTKVHAQAYDLVLNGYELGGGSLRIFEREIQEKMFKVLGFSEEEAREQFGFLLEAFEYGTPPHGGIALGLDRLVMLLAGRTNLRDTIAFPKTASASDLLTHAPDVVSTNQLKELHLSVNVEKRQ, from the coding sequence ATGTATGGTAGAACATATTATTGTGGTGAAGTAACTGAACACAACATAGGAGAAAAGATACAGCTGAAGGGATGGGTTCAAAAGCGCCGGGACCTTGGTGGTCTTATATTTATAGATTTAAGAGACCGAACAGGAATCGTTCAAGTTGTTTTTAATCCTGAAGATTCTAAAGAAGCACTAGCAACTGCTGAAGCAGTTCGTAATGAATATGTTCTTGATATTGAAGGTACGGTAATTGCACGTGAAGAGGGTACGATAAATGAAAACCTTCTGACCGGAAAAGTAGAAATAAAGGCTGAAAAAGTAGCAATCATTAATGCTGCTAAAACTCCTCCTTTCGTTATTGCAAATCAAACAGAAGTATCAGAGGATGTTAGATTAAAGTACCGTTATTTAGATTTACGTCGCCCGGTTATGTATGAAACGTTTAAAATGCGTCATGATGTAACCAAAACAATCCGTAATTACTTAGATTCACAAGGTTTTTTAGATGTAGAAACACCAATCCTAACGAAAAGTACACCAGAAGGTGCCCGCGATTATCTAGTACCGAGTCGAGTGCACCCTGGTGAGTTTTATGCCTTACCGCAATCTCCGCAATTATTTAAACAAATGTTAATGGTTTCAGGTTTTGATAAATATTATCAAATTGCACGCTGTTTTCGAGATGAGGATTTACGTGCAGACCGTCAGCCTGAATTCACACAGGTAGATATCGAGACATCATTCATGAGTCAAGAAGATATCATGGCAATGATGGAAGAGATGATGATCAAGGTATTAAATGATGTAAAAGGAATTTCGATTGAAAAAGGCTTTCCTCGAATGTCTTATCAAGACGCTATGAGTCGCTATGGTTCAGATAAACCTGATACACGATTTGACATGGAATTAGTGGATTTATCCGAGGTTGTTAAAGAATGTGGATTTAAAGTATTTACTTCGGCTGTTGAGAGCGGAGGACAAGTAAAAGCCATTAATGTTAAAGGAAATGCTGATACTTACTCTCGTAAAGATATTGATGCATTAACAGAGTTTGTTTCTGTTTATGGGGCGAAAGGTCTTGCATGGCTAAAAGTTGAGGAGTCAGAATTAAAGGGACCTATTGCGAAGTTCTTTAATGAAGAAGAACAAGAAGTATTTAGAAAAGCCCTATCTGCACAATCAGGAGATTTACTTCTATTTGTTGCAGACAAGAAAAGTGTAGTTGCTGATGCACTAGGTGCCCTTCGTTTAAAACTTGGAAAAGAACTTAAATTAATTGATGAAAGTAAATATAATTTCCTTTGGGTTACAGACTGGCCATTACTAGAGTACGATGAGGAATTAGGAAGATACTTTGCCGCACATCATCCGTTCACAATGCCGGTTAGAGAAGATTTAGGCTATCTAGATTCAGACCCAACTAAGGTTCATGCTCAAGCCTATGACCTTGTTCTTAATGGATATGAATTAGGTGGAGGATCATTAAGGATTTTTGAGCGAGAAATTCAAGAAAAGATGTTTAAAGTACTTGGCTTTTCTGAAGAAGAAGCTAGAGAACAGTTTGGCTTTTTACTAGAAGCCTTTGAATATGGAACACCTCCACATGGTGGTATTGCACTAGGTCTGGACCGTTTAGTTATGCTATTAGCTGGTCGAACAAACTTAAGAGATACCATCGCATTTCCAAAGACAGCAAGTGCAAGCGACTTATTAACACATGCACCAGATGTAGTTAGTACTAACCAATTAAAGGAACTGCACTTGTCGGTAAATGTTGAAAAAAGACAGTAA
- the hisS gene encoding histidine--tRNA ligase — protein sequence MSIQIPRGTQDILPGEIEKWQYIEETAREICRRYNYKEIRTPIFEHTDLFLRSVGETTDIVQKEMYTFEDRGGRSITLRPEGTAAVVRAFVENKMFGNPTQPTKLYYSGPMFRYERPQAGRFRQFVQFGVEALGSADPAVDVEVISLVMDLYRTLGLKQVTLVINSLGDSDSRTAHKEALTNHFAPRIDEFCSDCKSRLEKNPMRILDCKKDRNHELMDTAPSILDYLNDESRTYFEKVQQYLKAVNIDFEVDPGLVRGLDYYNHTAFEIMSNAEGFGAITTLCGGGRYNGLVEEIGGPNTPGIGFALSIERLLSALNAENIKLPIQSSIDCYVVTLGEKATEVSVSIVSELRNAGFSVDKDYQDKKMKAQFKAADRLQAKYVVVLGDDELARNAVNLKAMETGEQLEISIDSLIPSLLEKRSRGEL from the coding sequence ATGTCAATACAAATCCCAAGAGGAACACAGGATATATTACCTGGTGAAATTGAAAAATGGCAGTATATCGAGGAAACAGCGAGAGAAATTTGTCGTCGCTATAATTATAAAGAAATTAGAACACCAATCTTTGAGCATACTGATTTATTTTTACGTAGTGTTGGGGAAACAACGGATATCGTACAAAAGGAGATGTACACCTTTGAAGACCGTGGTGGAAGAAGCATTACGCTAAGACCTGAGGGAACTGCAGCTGTTGTAAGAGCTTTTGTTGAAAATAAAATGTTTGGGAACCCAACTCAACCGACTAAGCTTTATTACAGTGGACCAATGTTTCGATATGAACGCCCTCAAGCCGGTCGATTTAGACAGTTTGTTCAATTTGGTGTCGAGGCATTAGGGAGTGCGGACCCTGCAGTAGATGTAGAAGTTATTTCATTGGTGATGGACTTATATCGAACACTTGGCTTAAAGCAAGTAACACTTGTAATTAATAGTTTAGGTGATTCTGATAGCAGAACAGCACACAAAGAGGCATTAACTAATCACTTCGCACCGAGAATTGATGAATTTTGTTCGGACTGTAAATCTCGCTTAGAAAAAAATCCAATGAGAATTCTGGATTGTAAGAAAGACCGTAATCATGAGTTAATGGATACAGCACCATCTATCCTTGATTATTTAAATGATGAATCACGTACATACTTCGAAAAAGTCCAACAATACTTAAAAGCAGTTAATATAGACTTTGAAGTTGATCCTGGATTAGTTCGAGGTTTGGATTACTATAATCACACAGCCTTCGAGATTATGAGTAATGCAGAAGGCTTTGGTGCAATAACCACTCTATGTGGTGGTGGAAGATACAATGGTCTTGTTGAAGAAATAGGAGGCCCAAATACTCCTGGAATTGGCTTTGCTTTAAGTATTGAACGTTTACTTTCAGCATTAAATGCAGAAAACATTAAATTACCAATTCAATCATCCATTGATTGTTATGTTGTAACTTTAGGAGAAAAAGCAACTGAAGTCTCGGTATCCATTGTTAGCGAATTAAGAAATGCAGGATTCAGTGTAGATAAAGATTACCAAGATAAAAAAATGAAAGCCCAATTTAAAGCTGCAGATAGACTTCAAGCAAAGTATGTTGTAGTTCTAGGAGATGATGAATTGGCTAGAAACGCAGTCAACCTAAAGGCAATGGAGACAGGTGAACAATTAGAAATCTCAATCGATTCACTTATCCCAAGCTTACTAGAAAAAAGATCACGAGGTGAATTATAA
- a CDS encoding SH3 domain-containing protein translates to MYRNYIVKILIVILLVLTTLLPYESNVNAAEELATINVDILNIRKGPGLSFDVVKKATRGEKYPILERKNDWLMVQLPGGSTGWLAAWLIKEDISGEEKVTNLPTKVASTVDWLRVRSGPGTSFQIIGHLNKGQEVEFIAKNENWVKVLLNKKEGWVSAEYLSTIVGNSEKQNNQKPVQNTTKITGKVTATILNVRDQASLQGKIVSKLKKDDEVKIVGERENWLEISINQVRAWVSSEFIEITESIVQPQPEAPEDEEKEDQPDSNDDKNDNPIPKEKVSAVVTASILNVRDQGSLSGKVIDKVAKGDIVQILQENSQWCEVELSNNKTGWVASWYLEKSEKSQLPSTPVENSDTSSKVKILHSGSNIRSGPSTGTDVVMRANEGDTFIILAVEGDWFKIELPNKQEGYIAGWIVETSGSNIPNIEKPGMNQYFKNKTIVIDPGHGGRDSGAIGVKGTLEKDMTLRTSKLLFDKLKASEANVILTRSSDVYVSLRSRVSLSHYRNADAFISVHYDSVNDRSVRGITSYFYKTALDAPLAAAIQNEMIKHTKLRDRGHRFGNYHVLRDNKQPSVLLELGYISNSTEELTIISGNFQENISNGIYYGLAQYFKNK, encoded by the coding sequence TTGTACAGAAACTATATTGTAAAAATACTTATTGTCATTCTATTAGTGTTAACAACACTACTCCCATATGAATCAAACGTTAATGCAGCAGAAGAATTAGCAACCATTAACGTTGATATTTTAAATATCCGGAAAGGCCCAGGGCTATCATTTGATGTAGTTAAAAAGGCAACTCGCGGAGAAAAGTACCCTATACTTGAAAGAAAGAATGACTGGTTAATGGTACAACTCCCTGGAGGCAGTACTGGGTGGCTTGCTGCTTGGCTTATAAAGGAAGATATAAGCGGCGAAGAAAAAGTGACCAATTTACCAACTAAGGTAGCATCTACAGTAGATTGGCTACGAGTTCGTTCTGGTCCTGGGACTAGTTTTCAAATAATAGGCCATTTAAACAAAGGTCAAGAGGTTGAATTTATAGCTAAAAATGAAAACTGGGTAAAGGTCCTTCTTAATAAAAAAGAAGGTTGGGTTTCTGCTGAATACCTTTCTACTATTGTTGGAAATTCTGAAAAACAGAACAACCAAAAACCAGTCCAAAATACCACGAAAATAACCGGTAAGGTAACTGCTACAATTCTTAATGTTCGAGACCAAGCATCACTTCAAGGCAAAATCGTTAGTAAATTAAAAAAAGATGACGAAGTTAAAATCGTGGGAGAAAGAGAAAACTGGCTTGAGATTTCAATTAATCAAGTACGGGCTTGGGTTTCAAGTGAATTTATAGAAATAACAGAATCTATAGTTCAGCCACAACCAGAAGCACCTGAAGATGAAGAAAAAGAAGACCAGCCAGATTCTAATGACGACAAAAATGATAACCCTATTCCAAAAGAAAAAGTTTCTGCAGTCGTTACTGCATCTATTCTTAATGTTCGTGATCAAGGTTCATTAAGTGGTAAGGTGATTGATAAAGTTGCAAAAGGAGACATTGTTCAAATTCTGCAAGAGAACAGTCAGTGGTGTGAGGTAGAGCTTTCTAATAATAAAACGGGGTGGGTTGCGAGCTGGTACCTTGAAAAAAGTGAGAAATCACAACTACCCTCTACTCCAGTTGAGAACAGCGATACAAGCTCAAAAGTAAAAATATTACATAGTGGAAGTAATATCCGCTCTGGTCCTAGTACCGGTACTGATGTAGTTATGAGAGCTAATGAAGGGGACACTTTTATCATTCTAGCAGTAGAGGGTGACTGGTTTAAAATAGAGTTACCTAATAAGCAAGAAGGCTATATTGCTGGGTGGATCGTTGAAACTTCTGGAAGCAATATTCCTAATATCGAGAAGCCTGGGATGAATCAATATTTTAAAAACAAGACAATTGTTATTGATCCTGGACATGGTGGAAGGGACAGCGGAGCCATTGGCGTTAAAGGAACACTAGAAAAAGACATGACATTAAGAACATCAAAACTTTTATTTGATAAATTAAAAGCATCTGAAGCAAACGTGATTCTTACTAGGTCAAGTGATGTGTATGTTAGTTTACGTTCAAGAGTTAGCTTATCTCATTACCGAAATGCAGATGCATTTATTAGTGTTCATTATGATAGTGTAAATGATCGAAGCGTTAGAGGAATTACTTCCTATTTCTATAAGACGGCACTAGATGCACCGTTAGCAGCCGCCATTCAAAATGAAATGATTAAGCACACAAAACTGAGAGACAGAGGGCACCGTTTTGGAAATTACCATGTTCTTAGAGATAACAAACAGCCTTCTGTACTATTAGAATTAGGCTACATAAGTAACAGTACAGAAGAGCTAACCATTATATCTGGTAACTTCCAGGAAAACATTTCAAATGGAATCTATTATGGGCTTGCTCAATACTTTAAAAATAAATAA
- the dtd gene encoding D-aminoacyl-tRNA deacylase: MRVVVQRAKHARVIVDDTVVGSIDHGLMLLVGVTHSDTVEDVKYLSEKIVNLRIFEDDAGKMNLSLLDVKGQILSVSQFTLYGDCRKGRRPNFMEAAKPDYAEELYELFNQELRNKGIEVSTGQFGAMMDVQFTNVGPVTLILESKE; encoded by the coding sequence ATGAGGGTAGTTGTACAGCGGGCCAAACATGCTCGCGTAATTGTGGATGATACAGTTGTTGGTAGCATTGACCATGGTTTAATGCTATTAGTTGGGGTGACACACTCTGATACAGTTGAGGATGTAAAGTACCTTTCAGAAAAAATTGTCAATTTACGTATCTTTGAAGACGATGCGGGGAAGATGAATCTATCTTTGCTTGATGTAAAAGGTCAAATTCTATCTGTTTCGCAGTTTACGTTGTATGGAGATTGTCGAAAAGGAAGACGTCCCAATTTTATGGAAGCAGCAAAGCCAGACTATGCTGAAGAACTGTATGAATTATTTAATCAAGAGTTACGGAACAAAGGGATTGAGGTAAGTACCGGACAGTTTGGTGCAATGATGGATGTTCAGTTTACAAACGTTGGTCCTGTTACACTCATTTTAGAAAGTAAAGAATAA
- a CDS encoding RelA/SpoT family protein has protein sequence MANEQVLTAEQVIEKAKRYLSDKDIDFIQEAYNFAKEAHREQYRKSGEPYIIHPIQVAGILVDLDMDPSTIAAGFLHDVVEDTELTFQHIEEAFTKEVAMLVDGVTKLGKIRYKSQEEQQAENHRKMFVAMAQDIRVILIKLADRLHNMRTLKHLPQEKQRRISNETLEIFAPLAHRLGISKIKWELEDTALRYLNPQQYYRIVNLMKKKRAEREQYLEDVINEVKVRVTEVSIKADISGRPKHIYSIYRKMVLQNKQFNEIYDLLAVRIVVNSIKDCYAVLGIIHTCWKPMPGRFKDYIAMPKPNMYQSLHTTVIGPTGDPLEVQIRTFEMHQIAEFGIAAHWAYKEGKNVLPTASYEEKLTWFREILEWQNDASNAEEFMESLKIDLFSDMVFIFTPKGDVIELPSGSVPIDFAYRIHSEIGNKTIGAKVNGKMVTLDYKLKTGDIIEILTSKHSYGPSQDWLKLAQTSQAKNKIRQFFKKQRRDENLEKGKELVEKEVKNLEFDVKEVLTSENLKRVAEKFNFSNEEDMFAAVGYNGITAAQIATRLTEKWRKKRDQEQEKNVADVVSEMRQFPASKRRESGVQVQGIDNLLIRLSKCCNPVPGDDIVGFITKGRGVSVHRNDCPNVHSSDAQARLIPVEWESKINERREYNVEIEISGFDRRGLLNEVLQAVNETKTNINAVAGKSDRNKMATINMTISIQNVNHLQKVVERIKQIRDIYAVRRMMS, from the coding sequence ATGGCTAATGAACAGGTATTAACTGCTGAGCAAGTGATCGAAAAAGCGAAGCGTTACTTGTCTGATAAAGATATTGACTTTATTCAAGAAGCATATAATTTTGCAAAAGAAGCTCACCGTGAACAATATCGTAAATCCGGTGAGCCTTATATTATTCACCCTATACAAGTAGCTGGTATATTGGTCGATCTAGATATGGACCCTTCAACCATTGCAGCTGGTTTTCTTCACGATGTTGTGGAAGATACAGAACTGACCTTCCAACATATTGAGGAAGCTTTTACTAAAGAAGTTGCTATGCTTGTTGATGGTGTAACAAAACTAGGAAAGATTAGATATAAATCCCAAGAAGAGCAGCAGGCTGAAAACCATAGGAAGATGTTTGTTGCCATGGCACAGGATATTCGTGTCATATTAATTAAACTTGCAGATCGCCTGCACAACATGCGTACCCTGAAACATCTACCTCAGGAAAAGCAGCGAAGAATATCAAATGAAACATTAGAAATCTTTGCTCCTTTAGCACATCGTCTCGGGATCTCTAAAATTAAATGGGAGCTTGAGGATACAGCTTTACGCTATTTAAATCCGCAGCAATATTATCGAATTGTGAATTTAATGAAGAAAAAACGGGCTGAGCGTGAACAGTATTTAGAAGATGTTATAAATGAAGTAAAAGTTAGAGTAACTGAGGTATCCATTAAAGCAGACATTTCTGGAAGACCAAAACACATTTATAGTATTTATCGTAAGATGGTACTTCAAAATAAACAGTTTAATGAAATATATGATCTTTTAGCAGTTAGGATTGTCGTTAACAGTATTAAGGATTGTTATGCTGTTTTAGGAATTATTCATACCTGTTGGAAGCCGATGCCTGGCCGGTTTAAGGATTATATCGCGATGCCAAAGCCTAACATGTATCAATCGCTGCATACTACAGTTATAGGTCCTACTGGTGACCCACTAGAGGTTCAAATAAGAACCTTTGAAATGCATCAAATTGCTGAGTTTGGTATTGCTGCGCATTGGGCTTACAAAGAAGGCAAGAACGTTCTGCCAACTGCATCTTATGAAGAGAAATTAACTTGGTTTAGAGAGATTCTCGAGTGGCAAAACGATGCTAGTAATGCTGAAGAGTTTATGGAGTCATTAAAAATTGATCTATTCTCTGATATGGTGTTTATCTTTACACCAAAGGGTGATGTTATCGAGTTGCCATCAGGTTCTGTACCCATAGATTTTGCATATCGAATTCACTCGGAAATTGGAAATAAGACAATTGGTGCGAAAGTAAATGGAAAGATGGTTACACTTGATTATAAGCTTAAAACCGGTGATATAATTGAAATTTTAACTTCTAAGCACTCTTATGGTCCAAGTCAAGACTGGCTAAAATTGGCTCAAACATCACAAGCGAAAAATAAAATTCGTCAATTCTTTAAGAAACAACGTCGAGACGAAAACCTTGAAAAAGGGAAGGAATTAGTTGAGAAAGAGGTAAAAAACCTCGAATTTGATGTGAAAGAGGTCCTTACCTCTGAAAACTTGAAAAGGGTTGCTGAAAAGTTTAATTTCTCTAATGAAGAAGATATGTTTGCTGCTGTAGGTTATAACGGTATTACAGCTGCGCAAATAGCTACAAGACTTACTGAAAAATGGCGCAAGAAACGTGACCAAGAACAAGAAAAGAATGTAGCGGATGTTGTTTCAGAAATGAGGCAATTCCCTGCTTCTAAGAGAAGAGAATCTGGTGTACAAGTTCAAGGAATTGATAATTTATTAATTCGCTTATCTAAATGCTGTAATCCCGTGCCTGGTGATGATATTGTAGGATTTATTACAAAAGGCCGTGGTGTTTCTGTACATCGAAATGACTGTCCAAATGTTCATAGCAGCGATGCTCAGGCTAGACTTATACCGGTTGAGTGGGAAAGTAAAATTAATGAGCGAAGAGAATACAATGTTGAAATTGAAATTTCAGGTTTTGATCGTAGAGGCTTATTAAACGAGGTCCTACAAGCTGTCAATGAAACAAAAACAAATATTAATGCCGTTGCAGGAAAATCAGATCGCAACAAAATGGCAACAATTAATATGACCATTTCAATTCAAAATGTCAACCACCTTCAAAAGGTTGTTGAACGTATTAAGCAAATTAGAGATATTTATGCAGTAAGAAGGATGATGAGTTAG
- a CDS encoding adenine phosphoribosyltransferase produces the protein MDLKKFVTIVPDYPKPGILFKDITPLMNDGEAYKYATDQIVQYARQKEIDLVVGPEARGFIIGCPVAYSHGVGFAPVRKEGKLPREVIRQEYGLEYGKDVLTIHKDAIRPGQRVLITDDLLATGGTIEATIKLVEGLGGIVAGIAFIIELTYLDGRDKLDGYDVLTLMKY, from the coding sequence ATGGATTTAAAGAAATTTGTTACAATTGTTCCAGACTATCCAAAACCAGGTATTTTATTTAAAGATATCACACCATTAATGAATGATGGAGAAGCATACAAATATGCAACTGATCAAATCGTTCAATATGCTCGTCAAAAAGAGATTGACTTAGTAGTTGGACCAGAAGCTCGTGGATTTATCATTGGATGTCCAGTAGCTTATTCACACGGGGTAGGATTTGCACCAGTTCGTAAGGAAGGGAAACTACCACGCGAAGTTATTCGTCAAGAATATGGTTTAGAATATGGTAAGGATGTATTAACAATCCATAAAGATGCAATTAGACCAGGGCAACGTGTCCTAATTACAGATGACCTTTTGGCTACTGGTGGAACAATCGAAGCTACAATCAAACTAGTTGAAGGACTAGGAGGCATTGTAGCAGGAATCGCGTTTATCATCGAATTAACATACCTAGATGGACGTGATAAGCTAGATGGCTATGATGTACTTACTTTAATGAAATATTAA